Part of the Quercus robur chromosome 5, dhQueRobu3.1, whole genome shotgun sequence genome, TGTTGTACGGAATGCTATGAGGGTCGAGATGGGGGGCCATGCCATTATGGTAGGCCACCCCCATGTTATGATGGCTACTATTATGGAAGGCCCATTTATGATAGTTATGGTGGCGGGTATCGGAGTTGTTATACTTATGTGAGTCGATGTGAAGAAACTTCATGCACCATCATGTAATTGGGAATTTGCATGCATGcatgatgatgataatggtgaTCATGTTCTGGTTGGCTACTTGCAAGTAAAAAAAGTATGTTCTGGACTCTAGTTGCCTATGGCTATATATGTCACATGGTCCGCGtgggtttgaattttcttttgttggtttgtaGGATGTATATGATATGGGTTTGGTTAATAAGTGTGCATGGTTGGTGACAAATGATTGTTCATTTTAGTGTTATTTTACTTGAgttgtaatgatttttttaaatattaaaaacctTCTATTAATCATTCCCTCTCCAATGTGTACAGTGCTGTTTTGATTTCCCGTTTTAACTCATTTTAATGACTTCTTTCTTGCATTAGGCCACCTAGGCCGCTTAGGACCCATTAGTAGTGGAATTCCCCTAAGGTGGGAAAAATATACCTTGCATCGCGTATATGTTTCCTCCCTCACACAGCATAATGATTGAGGTTAGCTCGAGATTTTTCATGGTTAATTTTCAGGTGATTAAAGTGGATTTTTTGTATAACATGCTTTTGGGGAGACTCTAGTTGCACGCAGCAGGTGCAGTTCCATTTACCCTCCACCGAAAACTCAAGTTCTTATTTGAGAATTCATTGGTGACCACCGAAAACTCAAGTTCATATTTGAGAATATGTTGGTGACCATCATGGCAGAGGAGCCCAAGACTATTTCTCAAGAGTTGTCCATACCCTACATTGATGATAATGCTTTTTTGGAAGCATCTTTTCACAGCTCCGAGGTAGTTTCTACGATCCACAATACTTCTAAGGCTAATCCAAGATGGACCACAGCAGTTTTAATGGCTGCTAAAGAGATACTCAAGTTTGGGTATAAGTTAGGCCAAGGTCTTGGAGCATATACTCAATGCAAGGTATACCTTCTCCCAAATATGAGGgcaaaaaatgattttattttatatataaatatttatttttagagatataaaaatatatattactttcacatttttcctctaattttaaaaagattcaaaaaaatGGAGTAATACTAGAAATAAgacaaatttaaagaaaatataagataaagtacataaaGGAAAACTTGATGGTAATCAAAGTGGTATAACTGGTATGTTGCTGTCCTCAAAAGATTAAGCAGAAGATAATTTGCAAGGGTGGTTTAATATTATCCTCAGATAGCTACTCTAATTTGAGATCCCTCATCCCTCTTTCAACTCTTTGATTTGGGGTGCTCCAAATCCAACTTTGAGAGTCCAAAAAcactagtttattattattattattattttaataaaaagtttcaaTCCATAAAATTCgtttttaataataactttttatcatcaaactaagatactaattgtttttggtgtaaacgaagattgaatctcaaatctcttatttaactataaaatattttatcaattgaattaccaaattattattatcCTTAGATAACTACGAAATGTCTATGtgggaaaaatataaatatatattatgcaCAACAGTACAAGGAAGTTAATGTAGAAAAACATTTATCGCAAAGTAGCTGGGCTGGGCCTAGGCCCATATATTGTAATTtaccaagaaaattttttaagaatagcATGCTTCGGTTTGACCATTAGTGGCCCTACCTGCCCTCAATCCAGGTTTTTACACACAcacgtgtgtatatatatatatatatatatatataactttcaagtttcaaccatATGTTTTAAGGATTGTTTGAAATTATATCCtatgttttaaaataaactttgaaattaaatattataattgtactaagggtccgtttggataccgcttaatttgctaaaaactgaagactgaaaatactgtagtaaaataatttttaaatgtatgaatagtatcataggacctatttttaatgaaagtttgtgtgaaaaaaaaaaaaaaaaaaaggtttgtagATCTTGTGAATAGTACACGGGACCTACTGACAAACACATTTTAGTGCAAAATTTGCTAGTCAAAGAGgtagtgggtcccgtgcattgACGGGCAATATCTCACGTGAAAACACagttctcaattaaaaaaaaaaaaaacgcaatcGCTAAAACGCTGCCCAGAAACGCAATCCAAACGCTACctaaatcatataaattcaaACTTTGGacatttcaaatttgaattttactcttTCAGGGAtttaagttgataaaatttaaaagtatatgGTTCGATGTTAAATTAGCAAAATTatacttaattttaaatttgaatctaCCTTGGTTGAAAATGTAACATACCTTTTTTAAAGTGTTATCATTCatgtctttttaaaaaatatataaataagataggttttttttaagagtagataagatataattttaatatatggcATTCACTCTATAATCACTATAATGATTGttctttatctttattattatttgaagactttaattgtttgtttattgtagcaaaatttaaactcaattctcttatttaatttttttttttttaaaaactttattattttttttataggaaaactTTATTAGTTGAGTTTATTGCACATAGATATCTAATAGAGAacttactaaaattttaaaatttttttatggcatactaaaattttagaataaataGTGTGTAGTCTTCAACTTTTATTACTTTcccaataataattaaataatgagataataatgtataataaaacaaaaatactacTAAAGTCATATTTAGATTGGACCAGTCTAGAAGATGAGCCCACAGATCTGATTAGAATGGGCGGAGTTTGTTAGGAGTTATGATTGCTTAAATGCTCTCAAGTCGCAAAAGCCTGCAAccagttttctatttttttatttttttcagaagAGATAAATAGAAGGTTACGGTTAGGCTTAGCTAAACAATTTTGGACAATTCTGACTGCATGCACAATTGCACAAACATAAAATCAAGAGGTTGGGTGAAACTGGTGATTGTACAATCTGATCCAGTACCTTGTGATGATAGATCAGATCTGGCCCAAACTTAAGCAATACTCTAAGAAACTTGGGGATTGGGGACACGTGTAGGGTTCCCATTAAGGGTGCATGGCCCATAATTGCACTGACCAAACCATGTACAGTgccttatattattattattattattattattttccttgaTAATGGAATTATTGGAAGGTGAGGTGGGTCAATCAGATCCAGAACATGCAAAATGATATAGATTGGAGAgtcatcaatcacaaaaataaaagtgtaaAAACCACACCCTGTAAATTAAATAACGACAAGTTCTCTAATCTTGATGGAGCAAGAAAATTCAAAGGGAAAGCCCACGTGTCTGCATCCCATTGGGTGTAGACGTACGACATATGACGTTTTCACGTCTTCTTAAGATGTGGTTTGGCATGATATATGTGCTACACACTGCTACTCTTTCTAACTCATCTCGTGGCCTCTTCATTATACATGTACTTTGATTTCTCAATCGAGCAGTGTTTGCCCCTTCAATACTTTCTTGGTCTGAGTTTTGAGATCTGAATTCAAAGCTGTACAGCCATGGGGGTGGATAAGGTTTGTCAATTCTAGCTGTaatcatttttccttttgattaatACCcatttgatgataactcttccagtctcttctatttttttgtgtggtggGGATTTTGTGTCAAAAGTtaactcttttgtttttggcttCTACCGCTTATTCTTTCGCAGAAACTCTTTTTGTTTATGTCAGAACCTGATACTGTTTATTTCTGATTATTCTGTCGGCAACATCTCCAAGTTTCTCTTTTTTGCTCATAATTGTTCTTtggcttttgtattttttggctTAAATATGGATTatataaataccaaaatttctttgcattttatAGAAGACAACATTGATGTTGATCAAGGTCGACCTTCAGTGCAGTCGCTGCTACAAGAAGATCAAGAAAGTGCTTTGTGGAATCCCTCGTGAGTCTCTCTTTTcttaagttcaattttttttttagtgtacaGATGATCGAATGAacaagtttgtgttttttttatgtggctaaaaaagaaaactgaGTTATTAtgtgttggtaatttttgtGAACAAAAGAAATACAAGACCAGGTATACAACGAGAAGGAAAACTGTGTGTTAATCAAAGTGGTATGTTGCTCTCCTGAAAAGATTAAGCAAAAGATAATTTGCAAGGGTGGTTGTGCCGTTAAGAGCATTGAGATCATTGAGCAGCCTAAAGAGAAGCCAAAGGAAAACCCAAAAGATCCTGAGAAGCCTAAGGAGAAACCAAAAGACCCTGAGAAGCCCAAGGACCCTGAAAAGCCGAAGGAAAAGCCAAAAGAACCTGAGAAGCCAAAGGAAAAACCAAAAGAGCCTGAAAAGCCGAAGGAAAAGCCGAAAGAACCTGAGAAGCCAAAGGAGCCAGAAAAGCCCAAAGAACCTGAGAAGCCTAAGGAAAAACCAAAAGAGCCTGAAAAGCCTAAagaaaacccaccaccaccaccacaaccacaaccacaactgGCTTACCCGGTTCCATTTAGGACTTGTTGCACTGAATGCTATGAGGGTCGTGGTGGGGGCCCATGCTATTCTGGACATGGTAGGCCAACCCCATCTTATGATGGCTACTATGGAAGGCCCATTTATGATAgttatggtggtggtggtggtggtgggtatAGAAGTAGTTACGTGAGTCCATGTGATTACTTCGGTGAAGAAAATCCCTCTGGATGCTCcatcatgtaaaaaaaaaatggaacctTCATagcatgatgatgatgatgatgatgttgatgatgttcTAGTTGCCTACATGGTTCCAGTTGGCTGGGTTTGAATTATAGGAttacaaacaaatattatatattattaataataataaggatatTAATATATGGGTTCGGTTACTGTCGGTGGGGAAAATTTGTTGTTCATTTTAGTGTTACTTTGAGTTGTAatgattttttcaaataataaaaagcttctattcaaataaaagaaaaaagaaaaaaaaaaaaaaaagcttctatTAATCATTTCATCTTCCAATATGTACTGCCGACATTGGATTCCCCTGCTTTAACTAAAACCGTAATGAGTTTTTCATGTTAGGGTCATGGATGCATGGCTGCATACGCCAATGTCAAAGTATGCTAGTTGGTGCACATTCTTTGGCCAAATAATAGTAGTCAAcgaacttaattaattttatgttattctcaaaaaaaataattaattttatgttaCATTACCTCACGCAATTGGTTGGACCTCAATCAATTTCTTTGCTCGTTTTTGGTATGAAAGGACTTACCTTCTTTTTGCTTTCTGTATATGCCAATAGCCAATTTTCGATTTGAACTTCCCAAATTTGTCAAATTGATAATTATGTTATTCTACCTTTTTAAATTGACTAACGTTAACAGGACACATACATCAACAAAATATATCAAACACAATCGCAACCGattgagagaggagagagtggATTTCTATGATGCAACAATTCAATGATTAAGATCTTAATTGAAATGTTGCATCATTGAACTTTGTGGTCCTGTCGTTGATCTTACCATTCAAGTACAACAACATTTATGATTACGTGGTGGCATTGGCGATTCTCTACCCAAAACCTTGACCTTTTATATATAGCTAATTATGTAAAGTCCCCATTTGTTTATTGTTCATTGTTTGCTTTGGATATTGTCATggtttgaaagttgaaacccaaACCAGAAAAGAACCAGAAAACGAGATATTCAAGATTTTGAGGTTAGATTGAGATCAAactatgaccaaaaaaaaaaattttgtttattcaCTTATAcgtaaaataaatataaaagttaggTAGCATATGGATTGCATTTCTGGGCAGtgtttgcattttctttttattttattttattttaattgagaGCAGTGTTTTGACATGAGATGTTGTCTGTTAGTGGGTCTTGTGCACTGTGAATAGGACCCACTACCTCTTTGACCAGCAAATTTTGCACTAAAATGTATCTGTCAGTGGGTCTCATGCACTATTCACGAGACCCATAAACCCctttttttcacacaaaatttcattaaaaatgggtcccacggtattattcacacatttaaaaattattttgctacagtattttcagttttcaattttcagtaaaataagtagTATTCAAACCAATCTTTAGTGTTTTTAGAACACAACATACTAACTTGCTTATATGTTTAGCGTGTCAAATAGAATTTGTTGCATGTGTAGCTGTGTGTAATTATCAAGGTttttgcacacaaaaaaaaccccTAAACCCCTGAACTGGTTGGTTTATAGGTCTAAAAACTCAGTTTGACCTCTAGTCTTGGTTAACCTGTTCAAATTGGCCGGTCCAGTTATAAAAACTATGGATattgttgcttctttttattctaattgcatatttgttttccaattttgtgttgcttattcttttcttttctttcttaaagcACTAGTTAGTGGAATTTCATGTACCAAAATTTTGGGTTGCGGTAGTCGAATTACCATCAATACCACAAATGGACAGATTTGCGATGGGAACACAAAGTCTGGTGATGCAATGGTTCGATTAAGagactctcactctctctctctctctctgttgcaATTGTGTTTAGTAATTTTTGTCCATGTTAGTGTCAAGTGAGTAACGTTAGACAATTTAAATGACATACTAACAAAATTATCAATTTGACACATGTATAAACTTTAGAGAACAAATTGGCTAAAAGACCACTACCCCAAAGTTTAGGGGTATGTCCTAGCATTTTTCCTGAATTTGccacacaaaagaaataacAAGGAAGCAATCCTTCACCCATTTCCTCAAAtagaataaaagaagaaagaaaggaggTGAAGAAGATGTCATCAACATTACAAATTGTAGACCATGTTACAAAAGGATAGAGCTTACTATAAACTGCACACTATTTAGATCAATATCACTATGGCACTCAAAAGCATAAGTTCTTTCTTATCACATACGTATAGTAGTTGctatttgtgtgtgtgtcattttttttttttaataattttttttataaagtttttaaattgtttatacCAAAGTACAATTTAAGTGTTTCCACCCCCTAATAAGAACATTTAAGTTGCTTCTTTGGCAATTTTTCCTTTAcataaattaatgtttattttttgtcattgaGATATATCACGCCCACTCCCATGTGAAAGTGGTATGATATATCTCAGTGATATTACCAAATTCCTTCTCCtgcataaaaaatgaatgatatTTGATGTTTAGAAATAGGTTGGAAGAATGACTCCAAAAATTGGCCTAGTAGTACTTTTGGCTCTTACTTAAAAGAGTGAGCTCGAGTTTGGACCACTTATTTACTTTCTCTATTAGATGAGCTTTACTTTCTCTATTGGATGAGCTTGGCTTttttctaacccaaaaaaaataaaaattgactcCATGAATCATACACTTACAAGTCACAACCTAACTCTTAATCTTTATCTTTACACAAAATTACCTTTAGAAATATATGCGAATTATGAAATTCACTTTCTTTGCAACGAAGGATGTggataagaaagagattattGAAAGCTGAGCTGTAAGCAACCATGTACTCCTATGATAGATCAAAAAGTTGAAATAAGTGTAAC contains:
- the LOC126726901 gene encoding protein PYRICULARIA ORYZAE RESISTANCE 21-like isoform X2, producing the protein MGVDKKTTLMLIKVDLQCSRCYKKIKKVLCGIPQIQDQVYNEKENCVLIKVVCCSPEKIKQKIICKGGCAVKSIEIIEQPKEKPKENPKDPEKPKEKPKDPEKPKDPEKPKEKPKEPEKPKEPEKPKEPEKPKEKPKEPEKPKENPPPPPQPQPQLAYPVPFRTCCTECYEGRGGGPCYSGHGRPTPSYDGYYGRPIYDSYGGGGGGGYRSSYVSPCDYFGEENPSGCSIM
- the LOC126726901 gene encoding RNA polymerase II degradation factor 1-like isoform X1 encodes the protein MGVDKKTTLMLIKVDLQCSRCYKKIKKVLCGIPQIQDQVYNEKENCVLIKVVCCSPEKIKQKIICKGGCAVKSIEIIEQPKEKPKENPKDPEKPKEKPKDPEKPKDPEKPKEKPKEPEKPKEKPKEPEKPKEKPKEPEKPKEPEKPKEPEKPKEKPKEPEKPKENPPPPPQPQPQLAYPVPFRTCCTECYEGRGGGPCYSGHGRPTPSYDGYYGRPIYDSYGGGGGGGYRSSYVSPCDYFGEENPSGCSIM